In Passer domesticus isolate bPasDom1 chromosome 1, bPasDom1.hap1, whole genome shotgun sequence, one DNA window encodes the following:
- the LYPLA1 gene encoding acyl-protein thioesterase 1 isoform X1, whose product MCGNNMSAPLPAIVPAARKATAAVIFLHGLGDTGHGWSEALAGIKSPHVKYICPHAPVMPVSLNMNMSMPSWFDIIGLSPDSQEDEAGIKQAAENVKALIDQEVKNGIPSNRIILGGFSQGGALSLYTALTTHQKLAGVVALSCWLPLRASFPQGPISGVNKDIAVLQCHGDCDPLVPVMFGSLTVEKLKTMINPANVTFKTYSGMMHSSSLEEMMDVKQFIDKHLPPVD is encoded by the exons ATGTGCGGCAACAACATGTcggctcctctgcctgccaTCGTCCCGGCCGCCAGGAAGGCCACGGCCGCC GTCATTTTTCTTCACGGATTAGGAGATACCGG GCACGGATGGTCAGAAGCACTTGCTGGTATCAAAAGCCCCCATGTGAAATACATTTGCCCACATGC GCCAGTTATGCCTGTTTCTTTGAACATGAACATGTCTATGCCATCATG GTTTGATATCATTGGACTTTCTCCAGATTCACAGGAAGATGAAGCTGGGATcaagcaggcagcagagaaTG TTAAAGCACTGATAGATCAAGAAGTAAAAAATGGAATTCCTTCTAATAGAATTATTCTGGGAGGCTTTTCTCAG GGAGGTGCTTTATCACTGTATACAGCTCTTACAACACATCAGAAATTAGCAGGTGTCGTAGCCCTCAGCTGTTGGCTTCCTCTACGGGCTTCTTTTCCTCAG GGCCCTATCAGTGGTGTCAACAAGGATATTGCTGTTCTTCAGTGCCACGGGGACTGTGACCCCCTGGTTCCTGTAATGTTTGGGTCCCTCACTGTTGAGAAGCTGAAGACTATGATAAATCCAGCCAATGTAACCTTCAAGACTTACTCTGGCATGATGCATAGTTCATCTCTTGAG GAGATGATGGATGTAAAACAGTTCATAGACAAACATCTACCTCCTGTAGACTGA
- the LYPLA1 gene encoding acyl-protein thioesterase 1 isoform X2 — protein MPVSLNMNMSMPSWFDIIGLSPDSQEDEAGIKQAAENVKALIDQEVKNGIPSNRIILGGFSQGGALSLYTALTTHQKLAGVVALSCWLPLRASFPQGPISGVNKDIAVLQCHGDCDPLVPVMFGSLTVEKLKTMINPANVTFKTYSGMMHSSSLEEMMDVKQFIDKHLPPVD, from the exons ATGCCTGTTTCTTTGAACATGAACATGTCTATGCCATCATG GTTTGATATCATTGGACTTTCTCCAGATTCACAGGAAGATGAAGCTGGGATcaagcaggcagcagagaaTG TTAAAGCACTGATAGATCAAGAAGTAAAAAATGGAATTCCTTCTAATAGAATTATTCTGGGAGGCTTTTCTCAG GGAGGTGCTTTATCACTGTATACAGCTCTTACAACACATCAGAAATTAGCAGGTGTCGTAGCCCTCAGCTGTTGGCTTCCTCTACGGGCTTCTTTTCCTCAG GGCCCTATCAGTGGTGTCAACAAGGATATTGCTGTTCTTCAGTGCCACGGGGACTGTGACCCCCTGGTTCCTGTAATGTTTGGGTCCCTCACTGTTGAGAAGCTGAAGACTATGATAAATCCAGCCAATGTAACCTTCAAGACTTACTCTGGCATGATGCATAGTTCATCTCTTGAG GAGATGATGGATGTAAAACAGTTCATAGACAAACATCTACCTCCTGTAGACTGA
- the MRPL15 gene encoding large ribosomal subunit protein uL15m: MSGSGANRALELLRSLPRVSLANLRPNPGSKKRERRRGRGRYGGRKCGRGHKGERQRGNRPRLGFEGGQTPFYLAIPKYGFNEGHSLRRQYQPLSLQRLQYLIDLGRVDPTQPIDLTQLTNARGVTVQPLKRDYGVQLVEEGADIFAAKVNIEVQRASELAIAAIEKNGGVVTTSFYDPRSLEILCKPVVFFLRGKPIPKRMLPPEDLVRYYTDPRNRGYLADPSKVAEARLELAKKYGYVLPDITKDELFKMLSARKDPRQIFFGLAPGWIVNLADKKILKPTDESLLKYYST; the protein is encoded by the exons ATGAGCGGGAGCGGCGCGAACcgggccctggagctgctgcgcTCGCTGCCCAGGGTCAGCCTGGCCAACCTAAGGCCCAACCCCGGCTCCAAAAAGCGG GAAAGAAGACGAGGCCGTGGAAGGTACGGAGGTAGGAAGTGTGGCCGAGGTCACAAAGGAGAAAGGCAGAGAGGGAATCGGCCCCGGCTGGGCTTTGAGGGTGGCCAAACTCCATTCTACTTGGCCATTCCAAAATATGGATTTAATGAGGGACACAG CCTCAGACGTCAGTACCAGCCTCTGAGCCTTCAGAGGCTGCAGTACCTGATTGATTTGGGCAGAGTTGACCCCACGCAGCCGATTGACTTAACTCAGCTCACTAACGCCAGAGGTGTGACAGTGCAGCCCCTCAAGAGGGATTACGGTGTCCAGCTGGTGGAGGAG GGTGCTGATATTTTTGCAGCAAAAGTAAATATTGAAGTGCAGAGGGCATCTGAGTTAGCAATTGCAGCCATAGAAAAAAATGGAGGCGTAGTAACAACATCGTTCTATGACCCAAGGAGCTTGG AAATTTTGTGCAAGCCAGTAGTATTTTTCCTGCGTGGCAAACCTATCCCCAAGCGAATGCTCCCACCTGAAGACCTGGTCCGTTACTACACAGATCCCAGGAATCGCGGCTACCTGGCAGATCCATCTAAGGTTGCAGAAGCCAGGCTGGAACTGGCCAAAAAATATGGCTATGTCTTACCAGACATAACTAAGGATGAACTCTTTAAGATGTTAAGTGCACGCAAGGATCCTAGACAGATATTTTTTGGTCTTGCTCCAGGATGGATTGTAAACCTGGCAGACAAGAAAATTCTGAAACCAACTGATGAGAGTCTGTTGAAATACTACAGCACATGA